Proteins found in one Solitalea lacus genomic segment:
- a CDS encoding PhoH family protein: protein MSEAILKLEHVDPVVFWGASNENFEILKRNFPKLKIVARGTVVKALGDEKELGNFTEKFNNLTDHLERYNQLSSRDVEVILGIQPTSTININQQVHINGEGVGNKEVIVFGTNGIMVRARSENQRKMVDSAQKNDIIFAIGPAGTGKTYTAVALAVRALKNKEVKRIILTRPAVEAGENLGFLPGDLKEKIDPYLRPLYDALDDMIPAEKLKTYLENRTIEIAPLAFMRGRTLDNAFVILDEAQNASDMQLKMFLTRMGPSAKFIVTGDITQIDLPKKQQSGLFKALEVLKGIEGIDLIYLNGSDVVRHKLVRRILEAYGDI from the coding sequence TTGAGTGAAGCTATTTTAAAACTTGAACATGTAGACCCAGTAGTTTTCTGGGGAGCGTCTAATGAAAACTTTGAGATTTTAAAACGGAATTTTCCAAAACTTAAAATCGTTGCCAGGGGAACTGTAGTAAAGGCTTTAGGTGATGAAAAGGAATTAGGGAATTTTACCGAAAAATTTAATAATCTGACTGATCACCTTGAGAGATATAATCAACTGTCATCTCGAGATGTTGAAGTGATCTTAGGAATTCAACCAACCTCAACCATTAATATTAACCAGCAAGTTCATATAAATGGCGAAGGAGTTGGAAACAAAGAGGTTATTGTATTTGGTACAAACGGTATTATGGTGCGTGCGCGTAGTGAAAACCAACGTAAAATGGTTGACAGCGCGCAAAAAAATGATATCATTTTTGCTATTGGCCCGGCGGGAACAGGTAAAACCTACACTGCTGTTGCATTGGCGGTACGAGCATTAAAAAACAAAGAAGTTAAGCGTATCATATTAACACGTCCTGCGGTAGAAGCAGGGGAGAACCTTGGCTTTTTACCTGGAGACTTAAAAGAAAAAATCGATCCGTATTTACGTCCACTTTACGATGCGCTGGACGATATGATTCCGGCTGAAAAGCTAAAAACATATTTAGAGAATCGTACAATTGAAATAGCGCCATTAGCGTTTATGCGTGGACGTACGCTCGACAATGCTTTTGTAATTTTGGACGAGGCACAGAATGCAAGTGATATGCAGTTAAAAATGTTTTTAACTCGTATGGGACCCTCTGCAAAATTTATTGTAACAGGAGATATAACCCAGATTGACTTACCGAAAAAACAACAATCGGGTTTGTTTAAGGCACTTGAGGTTTTAAAGGGAATTGAAGGAATAGACTTGATTTACCTGAATGGATCAGATGTTGTTCGACATAAATTGGTTCGTCGAATTTTAGAAGCTTACGGTGATATATAA
- a CDS encoding phosphoribosylaminoimidazolesuccinocarboxamide synthase, with the protein MTNVINNTNFNFPKQQSFYRGKVRDVYNIDGKYLAMVVSDRISAFDVVLPRAIPFKGQVLNQIAAKFLNATKDIVPNWVVSVPDPNVTVGLVCETYPVEMVVRGYLAGHAAREYKAGKRILCGVTLPEGLKENDKLPQPIITPTTKAKEGHDMDISREEIIAQGIVSENEYSQLEQYTLALYKRGTEIAAERGLILVDTKYEFGKIDGQIYLIDEIHTPDSSRYFYKDTYEELQAKNEPQRQLSKEFVRQWLIENGFQGKDGQQVPEMTDSIVNSISERYIELYENITGEKFIKDNSSDILTRVETNVNNFIQKNV; encoded by the coding sequence ATGACAAACGTAATTAATAACACCAATTTTAATTTTCCAAAACAACAATCTTTTTATCGCGGTAAAGTTCGCGATGTTTATAATATCGATGGAAAGTACCTTGCTATGGTAGTTTCCGATAGAATTTCGGCATTTGATGTGGTATTGCCACGAGCCATCCCTTTTAAAGGTCAGGTATTAAATCAAATAGCTGCTAAATTCTTAAATGCAACAAAAGATATTGTTCCTAATTGGGTGGTTTCTGTACCTGACCCTAATGTTACCGTTGGGTTAGTATGCGAAACATACCCTGTAGAAATGGTTGTTAGAGGTTATTTAGCTGGTCATGCTGCGCGTGAGTACAAAGCAGGCAAACGTATATTATGTGGAGTTACCTTGCCTGAAGGATTAAAAGAAAACGACAAATTACCACAACCCATTATCACCCCAACAACAAAAGCGAAAGAAGGGCATGATATGGATATTTCACGCGAGGAAATTATAGCCCAAGGAATTGTTTCTGAAAATGAATACTCACAATTGGAGCAATACACCTTGGCATTGTATAAACGAGGAACTGAGATAGCTGCTGAAAGAGGGTTAATTTTAGTTGATACAAAGTATGAATTTGGGAAGATAGACGGGCAGATTTATTTAATTGACGAAATTCACACTCCAGACTCTTCACGTTATTTTTATAAAGATACTTATGAGGAGTTGCAGGCGAAAAATGAGCCTCAACGCCAATTATCAAAAGAGTTTGTACGTCAATGGCTAATTGAAAACGGGTTTCAAGGAAAAGATGGACAACAAGTTCCAGAAATGACAGATTCAATTGTTAATTCAATTTCAGAAAGGTATATTGAGCTATATGAAAATATTACAGGAGAGAAGTTTATAAAGGATAATTCGAGTGATATTTTAACAAGGGTGGAAACAAACGTTAACAATTTCATCCAAAAAAACGTATAA
- a CDS encoding STAS domain-containing protein, whose product MKFSVDKHEKYVVFKLNDDKLNSIITPMLKSELILLNAEGIRNIILDLSEVKYSDSSGLSAILLGHRLCKGPEQQGTFVLTGISPSVEKLIKISQLENVLNVIPTIDEAIDYIFMEEIERDLKGEEEE is encoded by the coding sequence ATGAAATTTTCGGTTGATAAACACGAAAAATATGTAGTTTTTAAGCTTAACGACGACAAGCTTAATTCTATTATTACACCGATGCTTAAATCGGAATTGATTTTATTAAATGCAGAAGGCATTAGAAACATCATACTTGATCTTTCTGAAGTTAAATATTCTGATTCTTCAGGCTTAAGCGCCATCTTATTGGGGCATCGCTTATGCAAAGGTCCAGAACAGCAAGGAACCTTTGTTTTGACTGGAATTAGTCCATCGGTAGAAAAACTAATCAAAATTTCCCAATTAGAGAATGTGCTAAATGTGATTCCAACCATTGACGAAGCCATTGACTACATTTTCATGGAGGAAATTGAGCGCGATTTAAAAGGTGAGGAAGAAGAATAA
- a CDS encoding ribonuclease Z yields MTKFEVTILGSSSATPAHHRFPTAQIVNYNQKYFMVDCGEGAQFQLGRYGFGYNKIDHIFISHLHGDHYLGLVGLISSMHLNGRATELTIAGPPELLEIIDIQLKYSQTVLRYPLKFIPTQTERPEVIYRNSEIEVETIILDHRIPCTGYLFKELPRGRKIIKEYVKQFNIPPDLIPHIKEGADFILPDGEVLPNAVLTVEPPKPRSYAYCSDTIMTISILEQIKGVDLLYHEATFLHDLLQRATDTHHTTARQAGEIATMAQVKKLIIGHFSARYRDLQPHLEESKAHFANSHLAKEGFTFEIGQQ; encoded by the coding sequence GTGACGAAGTTTGAAGTAACAATTTTAGGCAGCAGCTCTGCTACTCCGGCTCATCACCGCTTTCCAACTGCTCAAATCGTAAATTATAACCAAAAATACTTTATGGTTGATTGCGGCGAAGGTGCTCAATTTCAACTTGGGAGGTATGGATTTGGTTACAATAAAATTGATCACATTTTCATTAGTCATCTTCATGGAGACCATTACCTTGGTCTAGTAGGATTAATCTCCAGTATGCATTTAAACGGGCGGGCAACGGAACTAACCATTGCCGGTCCACCAGAGCTACTGGAGATTATTGATATACAGCTTAAATACTCACAAACAGTTTTACGCTATCCATTAAAATTTATTCCTACCCAAACAGAACGACCAGAGGTAATTTATAGAAATTCTGAAATTGAAGTAGAAACCATTATTCTTGATCATAGAATTCCATGCACCGGTTACTTATTTAAAGAATTACCGCGAGGAAGAAAGATTATTAAAGAATATGTCAAGCAGTTTAATATTCCACCTGATCTTATACCTCACATAAAAGAAGGAGCCGATTTTATCTTGCCGGATGGAGAAGTTTTACCAAATGCAGTACTAACTGTTGAGCCTCCTAAACCACGCTCATATGCTTATTGTTCCGACACAATAATGACAATCTCTATTCTTGAACAAATCAAGGGGGTTGATTTATTGTATCATGAGGCTACGTTTTTGCATGACTTACTTCAACGGGCAACCGACACTCATCACACTACAGCACGCCAAGCAGGTGAAATTGCAACCATGGCCCAGGTTAAAAAGCTGATTATCGGTCATTTTTCTGCACGTTATCGTGATCTGCAACCTCACTTGGAAGAAAGCAAAGCTCACTTTGCAAACAGCCATTTAGCCAAAGAAGGATTTACATTTGAGATTGGTCAACAGTAA
- a CDS encoding ATP-binding cassette domain-containing protein translates to MNTLHIDSLTIQFGDRKILSGAYLKCQTGSITGLLGHNGSGKSSLLKVIFGTLLPDFVYMSINGKPQKQLYKQPSLISYLPQFDFLPSDMSVSRIVKWFNCEDRIFTVDEMQRIRDRKIYELSGGQRRLVQTYAVLFSNSKFALLDEPFTHISPVQVEELSTQIKKIKNEKGIIITDHLYEHVINLSDSLMIIQHERTFPINCKEDLIDRGYLR, encoded by the coding sequence ATGAATACATTACACATTGATAGTTTAACAATTCAGTTCGGGGATCGTAAGATTCTAAGTGGGGCTTATCTAAAATGCCAAACAGGCAGTATAACCGGATTATTAGGTCATAATGGTAGTGGTAAATCAAGTTTATTGAAGGTAATATTCGGGACATTATTGCCTGATTTTGTGTATATGAGCATAAATGGAAAACCGCAAAAGCAACTTTATAAACAGCCAAGTTTAATAAGTTACTTACCCCAATTCGATTTTTTACCATCAGATATGTCTGTTAGTCGAATCGTAAAATGGTTTAATTGTGAAGATAGAATATTTACGGTTGATGAAATGCAAAGAATACGCGATCGTAAAATTTATGAGTTATCGGGAGGGCAACGGCGTTTGGTTCAAACTTACGCTGTATTATTTTCTAATTCGAAATTTGCATTATTAGATGAGCCATTCACCCATATTTCTCCTGTGCAGGTAGAAGAATTATCCACGCAAATTAAAAAAATAAAAAATGAAAAGGGCATTATTATCACCGATCATTTATATGAACACGTAATTAATCTGAGTGATTCATTAATGATAATTCAGCATGAAAGAACATTTCCTATAAATTGTAAAGAAGATTTAATTGATAGAGGATATCTTAGATAA
- a CDS encoding glyceraldehyde-3-phosphate dehydrogenase: protein MKHKYESELNAWIQKEKKALELINTVGKLWYDKSIELVIFRKPIIDIGSSEILKNHLYAQEITNKPITIEDTLGLAKEIEKLELAPSRIDLGRLAEEWLEEKQWFDTIGGFVKAKLAAHIGKNRIELKPKDVVLYGFGRIGRIAARELIVQAGKGEQLRLRAIVTRSNSDEDIIKRAELLRTDSVHGPFSGTIVEDLTNKALIINGQTVNMIAAKDPSEIDYTQYDIHDALIIDNTGISRDRDGLAKHLKAKGVEKVLLTAPGKGDLPNIVFGVNQNEFNGQETIFSAASCTTNAIVPVLKIVSEKFGIEKGHIETVHSYTNDQNLLDNYHKKSRRGRSAALNLVITETGADKAVAKVLPHLAGKLTGNAVRVPTPNVSLAILNLTLDKAVTKDSINDVLKHESFHGELIEQVEFSISNESVSSDMIGNSHASIVDGPATIVSKDGKSVVLYVWYDNEYGYTRQVIRLAKHISGVIRLRYY, encoded by the coding sequence ATGAAGCATAAGTATGAGTCAGAACTCAATGCCTGGATTCAAAAAGAAAAGAAGGCATTAGAGCTTATTAACACTGTTGGAAAATTATGGTACGATAAGTCCATCGAATTAGTGATTTTCCGAAAACCTATTATTGACATAGGATCAAGTGAAATTTTAAAGAATCATCTTTACGCACAAGAAATCACTAATAAGCCTATTACAATTGAGGACACATTGGGCTTAGCCAAGGAAATTGAAAAACTTGAGTTGGCTCCATCACGTATTGATTTAGGCCGCCTTGCCGAAGAGTGGTTAGAAGAAAAACAATGGTTTGATACCATAGGTGGTTTTGTAAAAGCTAAACTGGCTGCCCATATCGGTAAAAACAGGATCGAATTAAAACCGAAGGATGTGGTGCTATATGGTTTTGGTCGTATTGGTCGTATTGCTGCCCGTGAGTTAATTGTTCAGGCAGGTAAAGGTGAACAATTACGTTTAAGAGCCATTGTAACCCGCAGCAATAGTGATGAGGATATCATCAAACGTGCAGAATTGTTACGTACTGATTCTGTTCACGGACCGTTTTCCGGAACTATAGTTGAAGACTTGACTAACAAAGCTTTAATTATTAACGGACAAACCGTAAATATGATTGCAGCTAAGGATCCTTCTGAGATTGATTATACTCAGTATGATATTCATGATGCACTGATTATCGATAATACTGGTATTTCACGTGATCGTGATGGATTAGCTAAGCATTTAAAAGCCAAAGGAGTTGAAAAAGTATTATTAACAGCTCCTGGTAAAGGTGATTTACCTAATATTGTTTTCGGTGTAAATCAAAATGAGTTTAATGGTCAAGAAACCATTTTCTCTGCTGCTTCATGTACAACTAATGCCATTGTACCGGTGTTAAAAATCGTTAGTGAAAAGTTTGGTATTGAAAAAGGCCATATTGAAACTGTTCACTCATATACAAACGACCAGAATTTGTTGGATAACTATCACAAAAAATCTCGTCGTGGCCGCTCAGCTGCATTGAACCTGGTAATTACTGAAACAGGAGCTGATAAAGCTGTTGCCAAAGTATTACCTCATCTTGCTGGTAAATTAACCGGTAATGCTGTGCGTGTACCTACTCCTAACGTTTCTTTGGCAATTTTAAATCTGACTTTGGATAAAGCTGTTACCAAAGATTCAATTAACGATGTTTTAAAACATGAATCGTTTCATGGGGAATTGATTGAGCAAGTTGAATTCTCAATTTCCAATGAATCAGTTTCAAGCGATATGATTGGAAACTCACACGCTTCAATCGTAGATGGACCTGCTACTATTGTTTCTAAAGACGGCAAGTCAGTAGTTCTGTATGTTTGGTACGATAATGAATACGGTTATACCCGTCAGGTTATTCGTTTGGCAAAGCATATTTCAGGAGTAATCCGATTGAGATATTATTAA
- a CDS encoding sigma-70 family RNA polymerase sigma factor encodes MRQLKITQSITNRESQSLDKYLHEIGKVDLITAEEEVILAQKIREGDQVALERLTKTNLRFVVSVAKQYQNQGLTLGDLINEGNLGLIKAAKRFDETKGFKFISYAVWWIRQSILQAIAEQSRIVRLPLNQVGSLSKISKAYSKLEQEYEREPSPEELADILETTVDKISDTLSNSGRHVSMDAPFVQGEENTLLDVLENTDTPNTDSMLISESLSEEIKRALSTLTEREREIIVLFFGLGSNHPLSLEEIGEKFNLTRERVRQIKDKALQRLRHTSRSKILKSYLG; translated from the coding sequence ATGAGACAACTAAAGATCACTCAATCTATCACTAATCGTGAAAGTCAATCTTTAGACAAGTATTTACATGAGATCGGGAAAGTTGATCTGATTACCGCTGAAGAAGAGGTAATACTTGCCCAAAAAATTCGCGAAGGCGATCAGGTAGCCTTGGAGAGGCTTACGAAAACTAACTTACGTTTCGTAGTATCTGTTGCCAAGCAGTACCAAAACCAAGGATTAACACTTGGAGATTTGATTAATGAAGGTAACCTTGGCCTTATCAAAGCAGCAAAACGTTTTGATGAAACAAAAGGTTTTAAATTTATTTCTTATGCCGTTTGGTGGATCCGTCAGTCCATTCTGCAGGCTATCGCAGAGCAATCTCGTATTGTCCGTTTGCCATTAAACCAGGTTGGTTCGCTTAGCAAAATCAGCAAAGCATATTCAAAATTGGAACAGGAATACGAACGCGAGCCATCTCCAGAAGAACTTGCTGACATATTAGAGACTACCGTTGATAAAATTTCGGATACACTTAGTAACTCGGGACGTCATGTTTCTATGGATGCACCATTTGTTCAAGGTGAAGAAAATACATTACTTGACGTTTTGGAGAATACTGATACTCCAAATACCGACAGTATGTTAATCAGTGAGTCTCTTTCAGAGGAAATTAAACGTGCTTTATCAACTTTAACAGAACGTGAACGTGAAATTATTGTACTTTTCTTTGGTTTAGGGTCAAATCATCCGCTTTCGTTAGAAGAGATTGGAGAGAAATTTAATTTGACAAGAGAGCGTGTACGCCAAATTAAAGATAAGGCTTTGCAACGTTTACGTCATACCTCTAGAAGTAAGATCCTTAAATCCTATTTAGGATAA
- a CDS encoding co-chaperone GroES has translation MKLTPDNKFKKLIVVGDRILIKPIKPSDRTASGLVLPPGIQEKDKVQRGYVIKSGPGFPLPLPSDEEDYWKNPEEKVKYIPLQAKEGDLAIFLQSNSIEVIYDDEKFFIVPQSAILMLEREESF, from the coding sequence ATGAAATTAACCCCAGATAATAAATTTAAGAAGCTAATTGTAGTTGGTGACCGGATTTTAATAAAACCAATAAAACCCAGTGACAGGACAGCTAGCGGTTTAGTACTACCTCCTGGTATTCAAGAAAAAGATAAGGTGCAAAGAGGTTACGTAATAAAATCTGGTCCTGGCTTTCCTCTTCCATTACCAAGTGATGAGGAGGATTATTGGAAAAATCCGGAAGAAAAGGTTAAATACATACCATTGCAAGCCAAGGAAGGAGATCTCGCCATTTTTTTGCAAAGCAATTCGATTGAAGTTATCTATGACGATGAGAAATTTTTCATTGTTCCTCAAAGTGCAATTTTAATGTTGGAGCGTGAAGAATCGTTTTAG
- a CDS encoding MBL fold metallo-hydrolase, translated as MKLHTIDTGYFKLDGGAMFGVVPKTIWQRSNPADENNLCTWAMRLLLIEDGNRLILIDTGIGNKQDDKFFGHYYLHGNDSLDSSLGKLGFHRNDITDVFLTHLHFDHCGGAIVREEQKLVPSFKNATFWSNQEHWSWAIEPNDREKASFLKENILPIQESGQLSFVEHKEGVQFQDNIAVRFVYGHTDAMMLPQIRYKNKTIIYCADLLPSVGHLPVPYVMAYDTRPLETLKEKKVFLQEAVDNNYILFFEHDPVNECCTLTRTEKGVRVDEVFQLSEI; from the coding sequence ATGAAATTACATACTATTGATACTGGCTACTTTAAGCTGGATGGTGGCGCCATGTTTGGTGTGGTACCCAAGACTATATGGCAACGCTCTAACCCTGCTGATGAAAATAACCTTTGTACTTGGGCAATGCGTTTGTTGCTTATTGAAGATGGTAATCGATTAATTTTAATAGATACAGGTATTGGTAATAAGCAGGATGATAAGTTTTTTGGACACTATTATTTGCATGGCAATGACTCTTTAGACTCCTCTTTAGGTAAGTTGGGGTTTCATCGCAATGATATAACAGATGTTTTCCTCACTCACCTCCATTTTGACCATTGTGGAGGAGCAATCGTTCGTGAGGAGCAAAAGCTAGTTCCTTCCTTCAAAAATGCCACTTTTTGGAGCAATCAGGAGCACTGGAGTTGGGCTATAGAGCCAAACGACAGAGAAAAAGCTTCGTTTCTAAAAGAAAACATTTTGCCGATTCAGGAAAGCGGTCAATTGAGCTTCGTTGAGCATAAAGAAGGCGTTCAATTTCAAGATAATATAGCTGTTCGTTTCGTGTACGGTCATACCGATGCAATGATGCTGCCTCAGATTAGGTATAAAAACAAAACTATTATCTATTGTGCAGATCTCTTGCCTTCAGTAGGGCACCTACCTGTTCCCTACGTTATGGCTTATGATACCAGACCGCTTGAAACATTAAAGGAGAAAAAAGTGTTTTTACAAGAGGCAGTGGATAACAATTACATCCTTTTCTTTGAGCATGATCCGGTTAATGAGTGCTGTACTTTAACAAGAACTGAAAAAGGTGTAAGAGTTGATGAGGTGTTTCAGTTAAGTGAAATTTAA
- the lpdA gene encoding dihydrolipoyl dehydrogenase — MNYDVIVIGSGPGGYVTAIRASQLGLKTAIVEAENLGGICLNWGCIPTKALLKSAQVFEYIEHAADYGVKVNGHEADFAAIIKRSRGVADGMSKGIQFLMKKNKIDVLTGFGKIKKGGKVEVKSADGRIAEYTAKHTILATGARSRELPNLPQDGKKIIGYRQAMTLEKQPKSLVVVGSGAIGVEFAYFYNSIGTKVTIVEFMPNIVPVEDVDISKNLERSFKKTGINIMTNASVESVDTSGELCKVYIKTAAGMQTIEAEVVLSAVGITPNIENIGLEEVGVKTDKGRVLVDEFYRTNVPGVYAIGDIVPGQALAHVASAEGIICVEKIAGHHPESLNYNNIPGCTYCTPEIASVGLTEKAAKEAGYEIKVGKFPFSASGKASAAGAKDGFVKVIFDAKYGEFLGCHMIGANVTEMIAEAVVARKLETTGNEILKAVHPHPTMSEAVMEATADAYGEVIHL; from the coding sequence ATGAATTACGATGTAATTGTAATCGGTAGCGGACCGGGCGGTTATGTAACTGCTATTAGAGCTTCGCAATTGGGTTTAAAAACAGCTATTGTTGAAGCTGAAAACCTTGGCGGTATTTGTTTGAACTGGGGATGTATTCCTACTAAAGCCTTATTGAAGAGTGCCCAGGTTTTTGAATATATTGAACACGCAGCAGATTATGGTGTTAAAGTTAATGGTCATGAAGCTGACTTTGCTGCAATTATTAAGCGTAGCCGTGGTGTTGCTGATGGTATGAGCAAAGGTATTCAGTTCTTGATGAAAAAGAACAAAATCGATGTTCTTACCGGCTTTGGTAAAATTAAAAAAGGTGGTAAGGTAGAAGTTAAGTCTGCGGATGGAAGGATTGCAGAGTACACTGCAAAACATACCATCTTAGCTACAGGAGCTCGTTCACGCGAATTGCCTAATCTTCCACAGGACGGCAAAAAGATTATCGGTTACCGTCAAGCAATGACGCTTGAAAAACAACCCAAATCATTAGTGGTTGTAGGTTCGGGTGCTATTGGGGTTGAATTTGCATACTTCTATAACTCAATTGGAACAAAGGTTACTATTGTTGAGTTTATGCCAAATATTGTTCCTGTTGAAGATGTAGATATTTCTAAAAACTTAGAAAGAAGCTTTAAAAAGACTGGAATTAACATTATGACTAATGCATCGGTTGAGTCGGTTGATACAAGCGGTGAGTTATGTAAGGTATATATTAAAACAGCTGCAGGCATGCAAACCATTGAAGCCGAAGTTGTACTTTCTGCAGTAGGTATTACTCCTAATATTGAAAACATTGGCTTGGAAGAAGTTGGTGTGAAAACCGATAAAGGCCGTGTTCTTGTGGATGAGTTTTATCGTACTAATGTTCCGGGTGTGTATGCTATAGGTGATATCGTTCCAGGACAAGCCTTAGCTCACGTTGCATCAGCAGAAGGAATCATTTGTGTAGAGAAAATTGCAGGTCATCATCCAGAGTCGTTAAACTACAATAATATTCCTGGCTGTACTTATTGTACACCTGAAATTGCTTCAGTTGGATTAACTGAAAAAGCAGCTAAAGAAGCCGGATATGAAATTAAAGTAGGTAAATTCCCATTCTCAGCTTCAGGTAAAGCTAGCGCTGCAGGAGCTAAAGATGGTTTTGTTAAAGTTATTTTTGATGCTAAATATGGTGAGTTTTTAGGCTGCCATATGATTGGCGCAAACGTAACTGAAATGATTGCTGAAGCAGTTGTTGCACGTAAGTTAGAGACAACAGGCAATGAAATTTTGAAAGCGGTTCACCCTCACCCTACTATGAGCGAAGCAGTAATGGAGGCAACAGCTGATGCTTATGGTGAAGTAATTCACTTATAA